A genomic window from Sulfurospirillum oryzae includes:
- the feoB gene encoding ferrous iron transport protein B has protein sequence MKKIVIALVGQPNVGKSHLANAISGSNLKIGNFAGVTVEKATARLSTEGFALEFIDLPGLYSLEDFSADEKVTKDFLQKGEYDLILNVLDSTNLERNLMLTTELMELQKKMVIALNMDDEAIKEGIDIDADAMSKILSVPCVRVSSKTKTNIEFLVDEILHVTKNEFVAPKLIYSDEVEEQLQTIVRFLEDKHFTTPHFSNRQIAVGLLWQKREIYALMHEQPLYVELHPILNNALGHVYMYAQSEEIDEIINRQHGAFSAGLSAEVLHVTKVVRKNFTQTIDAILIHKLLGLPIFIFLMWGLFQLTFTLGRIPMDWIEASFGWLGETIGSTISNEALKSLIVDGIIAGVGSVVMFLPNIMILFLGIALLETTGYMSRAAFLLDGFFHKFGLHGKSFVPLVTGFGCSVPAYMAARTLKNKKDRLLTMFIIGFMSCGARLPVYVLFAGAFFEEEMAGNVLFGIYIVGALLGLIAAKILRVSAFKGEDEPFVMEMPKYRLPSIKLLWFVVYAKSTMYVKKAGTFILMASMLIWFISSYPKNSLIEQEYTTKIEALQPSTNEEKSSVDEAVKTIDEDKSVSIEDAIKALENEKREKLMEHTYLGMIGKTIEPAFAPLGFDWKMSVATFSGLAAKEVIVSTLGVLYSLGDKVSEDDSSLRAIITANISFASAMAFIVFVMVYLPCLAATSVFAKEAEEPKYTVYLVIFTFATAWVLSFITYQSITFFS, from the coding sequence ATGAAAAAAATTGTTATTGCGCTTGTAGGTCAACCCAATGTCGGCAAAAGCCATCTTGCTAATGCGATCAGTGGTTCAAACCTCAAAATTGGAAACTTTGCCGGTGTCACGGTTGAAAAAGCAACCGCACGTTTAAGTACAGAAGGGTTTGCACTTGAATTTATTGATCTTCCTGGTCTTTATTCGCTTGAAGATTTTTCCGCCGATGAAAAAGTCACTAAAGACTTTTTGCAAAAAGGCGAATATGATCTCATCTTAAATGTCCTTGACTCGACCAACTTGGAGCGAAATTTGATGCTGACAACAGAGTTGATGGAACTTCAAAAAAAGATGGTCATTGCTCTGAATATGGACGATGAAGCGATTAAAGAAGGGATTGATATTGACGCAGATGCTATGAGTAAAATTCTATCAGTACCATGCGTACGTGTCTCTTCTAAAACCAAAACCAATATCGAATTTTTGGTTGATGAGATTTTACATGTAACCAAAAATGAGTTTGTTGCACCTAAGCTTATTTACAGCGATGAAGTTGAAGAACAACTCCAAACCATTGTGCGTTTTTTAGAGGATAAACATTTTACGACCCCTCATTTTTCTAACCGTCAAATTGCTGTAGGTCTTTTATGGCAAAAAAGAGAGATTTATGCGCTGATGCACGAACAACCTTTGTATGTCGAGTTGCATCCTATTCTCAATAATGCGCTTGGACATGTTTACATGTACGCTCAAAGTGAAGAGATCGATGAGATTATCAATCGCCAACACGGTGCATTTAGTGCAGGGCTAAGTGCTGAAGTACTTCATGTCACCAAAGTGGTGCGCAAAAACTTCACGCAGACGATTGATGCGATTTTAATTCATAAACTTTTAGGGCTTCCGATCTTTATCTTTTTGATGTGGGGACTCTTTCAACTGACTTTTACGTTGGGAAGAATTCCGATGGATTGGATTGAGGCGAGTTTTGGCTGGCTGGGTGAAACAATCGGTAGTACCATATCCAATGAAGCACTCAAATCGCTGATTGTCGATGGTATCATCGCAGGTGTGGGTAGTGTCGTGATGTTTTTACCAAACATTATGATTCTCTTTTTGGGCATTGCCCTTCTTGAAACGACGGGGTATATGTCAAGAGCCGCTTTCTTACTCGATGGCTTCTTTCACAAATTTGGGCTTCACGGCAAAAGCTTCGTACCTCTTGTAACAGGCTTTGGTTGCTCCGTTCCAGCATACATGGCGGCACGTACTTTGAAGAACAAAAAAGACCGTCTTCTTACCATGTTTATCATCGGCTTTATGAGTTGTGGCGCACGTCTTCCGGTGTATGTTCTTTTCGCTGGCGCTTTCTTTGAAGAAGAGATGGCGGGAAATGTTCTGTTTGGAATCTATATTGTAGGCGCACTTTTAGGGCTTATTGCGGCTAAAATTCTTCGTGTAAGTGCCTTTAAAGGCGAAGACGAGCCTTTCGTTATGGAGATGCCAAAGTATCGACTACCAAGCATAAAACTACTTTGGTTTGTGGTCTATGCCAAATCAACGATGTATGTGAAAAAAGCAGGGACGTTTATTTTAATGGCTTCAATGCTCATCTGGTTTATCAGCTCTTACCCCAAAAATAGCTTGATTGAGCAAGAGTACACTACTAAAATTGAAGCGCTACAACCAAGTACGAATGAAGAAAAAAGCAGTGTTGACGAGGCTGTGAAAACTATTGATGAAGATAAAAGTGTCTCTATTGAAGATGCAATCAAAGCTCTAGAAAACGAAAAACGTGAGAAATTGATGGAGCACACTTACCTTGGAATGATTGGTAAAACCATTGAGCCAGCCTTTGCACCACTGGGTTTTGACTGGAAGATGAGTGTTGCGACCTTTAGTGGACTCGCCGCCAAAGAAGTCATCGTCTCAACCCTGGGTGTTCTGTATTCCTTAGGCGATAAAGTCAGCGAAGACGATAGCTCGCTTCGTGCTATTATTACCGCTAATATAAGCTTTGCTTCTGCGATGGCATTTATTGTCTTTGTTATGGTTTACCTACCATGCCTTGCGGCAACTTCTGTCTTTGCCAAAGAAGCAGAGGAGCCAAAATATACGGTCTATTTAGTTATTTTCACCTTTGCAACGGCATGGGTACTTTCTTTTATCACCTATCAAAGCATTACTTTTTTTAGTTAA
- a CDS encoding TonB-dependent receptor plug domain-containing protein, translating to MKILSFSLMVSLLCLGMHAQEEQTAQKHNAYYDKSLEELLNVETQAKANVGSRSGARDALDALVPIDVISQEQLQSSGYTELGKVLSKLIAGFNYPRPSIADGTDHSPPFTLRGMNPDQVLVLINGKRLHQSSLLNVNGTIGRGSLSVDLNTIPLRSIERIEVLRDGAAAQYGSDAIAGIINIVLKGYGSQSVATISYGVTHEGDGVMRQSDLFYTLPLKEDGFANITVEAKDRGATNRAEADIYNNNLIDTHFGDAKTQDLLLALNVEAPRDDLIWYMHGNFDDRHSRAGAYFRNPADFRNIPSVYPNGYLPSIHPEIIDGTWAGGLRGILENGLKWDASYTLGYNDYHFYVDNTLNRSLGVASPHSFDSGGTRYLEQIFNFDLSRTIDKWQVAGGVEVRKENYQIYRGDEASYALGSFSSASGAQGFPGFRPENEVDASRYNVAAYLDNTYTFTNWLSTDVALRSEYYNDFGSTLDGKIALRVKPSEDWLVRTSASTGFRAPSLAQSNFTYTQMIEDAGNIVTFGNYGVNDPVARALGATDLKPETSQHYTMGFVYQPISNFSISADYFITDIQDRIMATGYISGYTISGLSAYAQSILSANNVDGAVYFANAFSTRTRGFDVRMDYKYDLDSGAKMKHALAYNRSETHITKLNDAPSVLGVSMIDLMVDPFVKVTLEEGQPIDSVKFWNKYETKAFDWIVNVNRFGSFKSTDYYTPITFRAKWTVDTELVFHINKEFSIAIGAENLFNAMPDPWPNSQDWVVKYSEYAPFGYNGAYYYARAQWRF from the coding sequence ATGAAAATCTTGTCTTTTAGTCTTATGGTATCTCTACTCTGTCTAGGTATGCACGCGCAAGAAGAGCAAACGGCTCAAAAGCACAATGCGTATTATGATAAATCGTTAGAAGAGCTCTTAAATGTGGAAACACAAGCCAAAGCCAATGTAGGCTCTCGTAGTGGTGCGCGTGATGCTTTGGATGCGCTCGTTCCTATTGATGTCATTAGCCAAGAGCAGCTTCAAAGCAGTGGTTACACCGAACTTGGCAAAGTTCTCTCAAAACTGATTGCGGGTTTTAACTACCCGAGACCTTCCATTGCGGATGGAACGGATCATTCTCCTCCTTTTACCTTGCGAGGGATGAATCCAGACCAAGTTTTAGTACTCATCAATGGCAAGCGTTTGCACCAAAGTTCACTTCTCAATGTCAATGGAACGATTGGAAGAGGAAGTTTGAGTGTCGATCTTAACACCATTCCTTTGCGCTCCATTGAGCGAATAGAGGTGTTACGAGACGGCGCTGCTGCACAGTATGGCTCTGACGCGATTGCGGGAATTATTAACATTGTGCTGAAAGGATATGGCAGTCAAAGCGTAGCAACCATCAGCTACGGCGTTACGCATGAGGGTGATGGCGTGATGCGCCAGTCGGATCTTTTTTATACGCTTCCGTTAAAAGAAGATGGTTTTGCAAACATCACCGTTGAAGCTAAAGATCGAGGAGCCACCAATCGCGCGGAAGCTGATATTTACAATAACAATCTCATCGACACCCATTTTGGTGATGCAAAAACGCAAGACCTCCTTTTAGCACTCAACGTTGAAGCGCCAAGAGATGATCTGATTTGGTATATGCACGGTAATTTTGATGATAGACATAGCCGTGCGGGTGCCTACTTTCGCAATCCTGCTGATTTTAGAAATATTCCCTCCGTCTACCCCAATGGCTACCTTCCTTCTATTCACCCAGAGATTATCGATGGTACATGGGCAGGAGGATTGAGGGGGATTTTAGAGAATGGCCTTAAATGGGATGCAAGTTATACTTTAGGATATAACGACTACCATTTTTATGTGGACAATACGTTGAATCGCTCTTTGGGTGTTGCATCACCGCATTCGTTTGACAGTGGTGGTACGCGTTATCTCGAGCAGATTTTCAATTTTGACCTCTCTCGCACCATTGATAAATGGCAAGTTGCTGGAGGAGTGGAAGTTCGCAAGGAGAACTATCAGATTTATCGTGGGGATGAAGCCTCCTATGCACTTGGTAGCTTCTCTTCGGCTTCTGGTGCGCAAGGTTTCCCTGGATTTCGTCCTGAAAATGAGGTTGATGCATCTCGCTATAACGTTGCGGCGTATCTTGATAATACCTACACTTTTACCAATTGGCTCTCCACAGATGTGGCCCTTCGAAGTGAATACTATAACGACTTTGGTTCAACGTTAGATGGTAAAATTGCTTTGCGCGTAAAGCCGAGCGAAGATTGGCTTGTTCGTACCAGTGCTAGTACTGGTTTTCGAGCCCCTTCCTTGGCACAGTCCAATTTCACCTACACACAGATGATTGAAGATGCAGGCAATATCGTCACATTTGGCAATTACGGTGTCAATGATCCCGTTGCGCGTGCGCTTGGCGCAACTGACTTAAAGCCTGAAACATCACAGCATTACACAATGGGTTTTGTCTATCAGCCCATTTCCAACTTCTCCATTAGCGCAGATTATTTTATCACCGATATTCAAGATCGCATTATGGCAACAGGCTATATTAGTGGCTATACGATCTCAGGTTTGAGTGCATACGCGCAAAGTATTTTAAGTGCTAACAACGTTGATGGTGCGGTCTATTTTGCCAATGCCTTCTCCACACGCACACGTGGATTTGATGTACGCATGGACTATAAATACGACCTTGATTCGGGTGCGAAAATGAAGCATGCTTTAGCGTACAATAGGTCAGAAACCCACATCACGAAGCTGAACGATGCGCCCTCTGTCTTGGGTGTCTCGATGATTGATTTGATGGTAGATCCTTTTGTAAAGGTCACTCTTGAAGAGGGACAGCCGATTGATTCTGTCAAGTTTTGGAATAAGTATGAAACCAAAGCGTTTGATTGGATTGTGAATGTCAATCGTTTTGGAAGTTTTAAAAGCACAGACTACTATACGCCTATTACCTTTAGAGCCAAATGGACGGTAGATACCGAGCTGGTCTTTCACATCAATAAAGAGTTCAGTATCGCAATTGGTGCAGAAAACCTTTTCAACGCTATGCCTGATCCTTGGCCAAATTCGCAAGATTGGGTTGTGAAGTATTCAGAGTATGCCCCTTTTGGTTACAATGGAGCGTACTACTATGCAAGAGCACAATGGCGTTTTTAA
- the rplC gene encoding 50S ribosomal protein L3 — protein sequence MEYIIEKIGMSRTIAVPSVPVTLLRVLEAKVCEVNADKRALVSYVSGKKMNKAIAGQQKKYNLSAAFNRFVTLDVANAEAGDLDTAPLGEAKTLKVSLNTKGRGFAGVIKRHNFQGGPGGHGSRFHRAPGSIGNCEWPGRVQKGKKMPGHYGNTQVTVKNEIVSFDAQNGILAVKGSVPGANGSLGKVRIVK from the coding sequence ATGGAATATATTATTGAAAAAATCGGCATGAGCCGAACAATTGCAGTACCAAGCGTTCCTGTCACGTTACTCAGAGTTTTAGAAGCGAAAGTATGTGAAGTTAACGCTGACAAACGCGCTTTAGTTTCGTATGTTAGTGGCAAAAAAATGAACAAAGCTATTGCAGGTCAGCAAAAAAAGTATAACCTTTCTGCTGCATTCAATCGTTTTGTGACACTTGATGTTGCAAATGCAGAAGCTGGCGATTTAGATACAGCACCTTTGGGCGAAGCAAAAACACTTAAAGTGTCTTTGAATACTAAAGGTAGAGGTTTTGCAGGTGTTATTAAACGCCACAATTTCCAAGGTGGTCCTGGTGGACATGGTAGTCGTTTTCACAGAGCTCCTGGTTCAATCGGTAACTGTGAATGGCCTGGTCGTGTTCAAAAAGGCAAAAAAATGCCTGGTCACTATGGTAACACTCAAGTTACAGTAAAAAATGAGATCGTTTCATTTGACGCACAAAATGGTATCTTGGCTGTTAAAGGCTCAGTTCCAGGTGCAAATGGATCATTAGGTAAAGTAAGGATTGTTAAATGA
- a CDS encoding ribonuclease HII, with the protein MLCGIDEAGRGCLAGPLVVAGAILKEPVLGLNDSKQLTEKQREALFEILQNASEFKIVFCDNIMVDTKGLSACLRYAIETIKAHFEGHDILMDGNCNFGVSGITTMIKADAKVPEVSAASILAKVSRDRYMCEIAATYPHYEFEKHKGYGSALHVEKIKAYGHCALHRKSFKLKSLSQPSLF; encoded by the coding sequence ATGCTATGTGGTATAGATGAAGCAGGCAGAGGATGTTTAGCAGGTCCTTTAGTTGTTGCAGGAGCTATTTTAAAAGAACCTGTTTTAGGTCTTAATGATTCTAAACAACTCACAGAAAAACAACGCGAAGCCCTCTTTGAAATACTTCAAAACGCATCCGAATTCAAAATCGTCTTTTGCGATAATATCATGGTCGATACTAAAGGTTTAAGCGCTTGTTTAAGATATGCCATAGAAACGATTAAGGCACATTTTGAAGGGCATGACATTTTAATGGATGGCAATTGTAATTTTGGCGTATCTGGCATTACCACGATGATTAAAGCCGATGCCAAAGTGCCTGAAGTGAGTGCGGCGAGTATCTTAGCCAAAGTGAGTCGCGACCGCTATATGTGTGAAATTGCTGCTACGTACCCCCATTATGAATTTGAGAAACATAAAGGCTATGGAAGTGCTTTACATGTAGAAAAAATCAAAGCGTATGGGCATTGTGCACTGCACCGCAAATCTTTTAAACTCAAATCCCTTTCACAACCTTCTCTTTTTTAA
- the rplD gene encoding 50S ribosomal protein L4, translating to MSSAIVLNEKLENVGALALPASFEEIHSHNLYLYVKSYQAALRSNTANTKTKGDVSGGGKKPWAQKGRGGARAGSRRSPVWVGGGAAFGPKANRNYDLKVNKKQKKLALEFALNEKAANNALFVVDSLSVESGKTKDAAKIIKTLGTRDALIVKELVDEKTLLAFRNIQNCYLVESNELNAYLATAFYAVIIEKSVLETITKEG from the coding sequence ATGAGTAGCGCAATCGTATTAAATGAAAAATTAGAAAATGTTGGTGCATTGGCTCTTCCTGCAAGTTTTGAAGAGATCCATTCACACAACCTATATCTTTATGTCAAATCATACCAAGCTGCGCTTCGTTCAAACACTGCGAACACTAAAACAAAAGGTGACGTAAGTGGTGGTGGTAAAAAACCTTGGGCTCAAAAAGGTCGAGGTGGTGCACGTGCTGGTAGTAGAAGAAGTCCAGTATGGGTTGGCGGTGGTGCTGCATTTGGCCCTAAAGCTAACAGAAATTATGATTTGAAAGTTAACAAAAAACAGAAAAAATTAGCACTTGAATTCGCATTGAATGAAAAAGCGGCTAATAACGCACTTTTTGTTGTTGATTCTTTGAGTGTTGAATCTGGTAAAACTAAAGATGCAGCAAAGATCATTAAAACACTTGGTACAAGAGATGCATTAATCGTTAAAGAATTGGTCGATGAAAAAACATTGTTAGCGTTTAGAAATATTCAAAACTGCTACCTTGTTGAATCAAATGAGCTTAATGCGTATTTAGCAACTGCGTTCTATGCGGTAATCATAGAAAAATCAGTGCTTGAAACAATCACAAAAGAGGGCTAA
- a CDS encoding ATP-binding SpoIIE family protein phosphatase — MIHERDELEKAFNKELFVIKNDLYYQQIDLSKNGKKELLRVDISYKPHSTLSGDTYSLRKTKDGRLVGFIADAMGKGLSAAMSAMAITRFLNYFFDELEEEEGFVFDVWIHKTLKFLQKNLFDEEIMSILLMEYNIQDSIVKYASCGMPTFFIISEAGEFQSIRSNNPPLSLFTDTVHVNTLPSIPISKMLCYTDGLSESLIANGKLYASCLKEDFSDSICVKDFRDKVAMRIGKGDDDLTYIYIQKLEVSEAFKVLRIQSTYEAIDEALQHVADYLKSYHVDSKTSSQIMLTLSELLLNALEHGSFGVDKARKNYLIESNLFDDEMVRLEKEHQKKKIKIVYGIIQSGKRELFEATISDQGEGFDTMVLKNIVINAEKFNGRGFVIIRKLLDHFYFNKKGNAITIQKFITPALEL; from the coding sequence ATGATCCATGAGAGAGATGAGCTTGAAAAGGCATTTAACAAGGAGCTTTTTGTCATCAAAAATGACCTTTATTATCAGCAGATTGACCTTTCAAAAAATGGCAAAAAAGAGCTTTTACGCGTGGATATTTCTTACAAACCACACAGTACGCTGAGTGGTGACACCTACTCTTTACGTAAAACAAAAGATGGAAGGTTGGTTGGGTTTATCGCGGACGCCATGGGCAAAGGGCTTAGTGCTGCCATGAGTGCGATGGCGATTACACGCTTTTTGAACTATTTTTTTGATGAACTCGAAGAAGAAGAGGGATTTGTATTTGATGTATGGATTCACAAAACATTGAAATTTTTGCAAAAAAATCTTTTCGATGAAGAGATTATGAGTATTTTACTTATGGAATACAATATTCAAGATTCTATCGTCAAGTATGCATCTTGCGGGATGCCAACTTTTTTTATCATTAGTGAAGCCGGTGAGTTTCAGTCTATTCGTAGTAACAACCCACCGCTGAGTCTTTTTACCGATACCGTTCATGTTAACACCCTTCCTTCCATCCCCATTTCAAAAATGCTCTGCTATACCGATGGGCTAAGTGAAAGTCTGATTGCTAATGGCAAGCTATATGCTTCATGCCTCAAGGAAGATTTTAGTGATTCGATTTGTGTGAAGGATTTTCGCGATAAAGTAGCGATGCGCATTGGTAAAGGTGATGATGACCTGACCTATATCTATATTCAAAAATTAGAGGTTTCTGAGGCATTTAAGGTATTGCGTATACAAAGCACTTATGAGGCTATTGATGAAGCGTTACAGCATGTTGCAGATTATCTCAAAAGTTATCATGTCGATAGTAAAACTTCCAGCCAAATTATGCTTACGCTCTCCGAACTTCTTTTAAATGCACTTGAACACGGAAGTTTTGGGGTCGATAAAGCCCGTAAAAACTATCTTATTGAAAGCAATTTATTTGATGATGAGATGGTGCGCCTTGAGAAGGAACATCAGAAAAAAAAGATCAAAATCGTTTATGGCATCATTCAAAGCGGCAAGCGTGAGCTTTTTGAAGCAACGATTAGCGATCAAGGTGAAGGGTTTGATACGATGGTGCTGAAAAACATTGTCATTAATGCTGAAAAATTCAACGGACGAGGTTTTGTGATTATTCGAAAACTTTTAGATCACTTCTATTTCAATAAAAAAGGCAATGCTATTACCATTCAAAAATTCATAACGCCAGCGTTAGAGTTGTAG
- the rpsJ gene encoding 30S ribosomal protein S10, giving the protein MEKIRLKLKAYDHRVLDRSVAAIVEAVKRTGAEIVGPIPMPTKIKRYTVLRSPHVNKTSREQFEMRIHARMIDIVSATTDTVDSLMKLDLAPEVNVEVRAMGK; this is encoded by the coding sequence ATGGAAAAAATTAGACTTAAACTCAAGGCGTATGACCATAGAGTTTTAGACAGATCTGTTGCAGCTATCGTTGAAGCTGTCAAACGAACTGGAGCCGAAATTGTCGGACCAATTCCTATGCCTACAAAAATCAAGCGCTATACAGTGCTTAGATCTCCGCACGTAAACAAAACTTCAAGAGAGCAATTTGAGATGAGAATCCATGCACGTATGATCGACATCGTGTCTGCGACTACTGATACAGTTGATTCACTCATGAAACTTGACCTCGCTCCAGAAGTCAACGTTGAAGTTAGAGCTATGGGTAAATAA
- a CDS encoding ATP-binding protein translates to MQTLQTLYEANFKNSLFFDRKITIGSKKTILHGPRKSGKSHLIIDHLSHYEKGSYLYIDFSDDRIEPHLVAENLPLFLQKNRIQLLVIEHFDFSFDLPKVEEILITTTFTCKTLQGYEELTLYPLDFEEFISFDKKHSNIEHLFNLFANNGTFPQIVQSVEQDYQRQMQSMLHLILNDATTFLIYKRLCELQSTKVSLFQIYNHLKAFTKISKDKLYAITAELIDQKLLFFVEKYNQPSSSKKVYPIDFALKDALTFKKDFLKRFENMVFLELIKRGKKVYYEEGIDFYLPEESLAILCVGFATTEAIEIKLQKLLPTFWSLHVKRIEVVTLSSESAKDIEGFSFSIAPFWEWSLQL, encoded by the coding sequence ATGCAAACACTTCAAACACTCTATGAAGCAAATTTTAAAAATAGTCTCTTTTTTGATCGAAAAATTACAATTGGTTCTAAAAAAACCATTCTTCATGGTCCAAGAAAAAGTGGAAAAAGCCATCTGATTATTGATCATTTGAGCCATTATGAAAAAGGAAGTTATCTTTATATTGATTTTTCTGATGACCGTATTGAGCCTCATTTAGTCGCTGAAAATTTGCCACTTTTTCTGCAAAAAAATCGCATTCAATTACTGGTAATAGAGCATTTCGACTTTTCCTTTGATCTTCCAAAAGTCGAAGAAATTCTCATCACAACCACCTTTACATGTAAAACGCTTCAAGGCTACGAAGAGCTGACACTTTACCCGCTCGATTTTGAGGAATTTATCTCGTTTGATAAAAAACACTCTAACATTGAACATCTTTTCAACCTTTTTGCGAACAATGGAACATTTCCCCAAATTGTGCAAAGTGTTGAGCAGGATTATCAAAGGCAGATGCAATCGATGCTTCATCTTATTCTTAATGACGCTACAACATTTCTTATTTATAAGCGTTTATGCGAACTGCAAAGTACCAAAGTCTCTTTATTTCAAATTTACAACCATCTTAAAGCATTTACAAAAATCTCCAAAGATAAGCTTTATGCCATCACAGCTGAACTCATCGACCAAAAGCTTCTCTTTTTTGTGGAAAAATACAATCAACCAAGTAGCTCGAAAAAAGTTTATCCCATCGATTTTGCGCTCAAAGATGCACTGACTTTTAAAAAAGACTTTTTGAAACGTTTTGAAAATATGGTTTTTTTGGAGCTCATCAAACGAGGTAAAAAGGTCTATTACGAAGAGGGAATTGATTTTTATTTGCCTGAGGAATCTTTGGCGATTTTATGTGTAGGCTTTGCCACCACAGAGGCGATTGAGATCAAACTTCAAAAGCTTTTACCGACATTTTGGTCTTTACATGTAAAGCGTATTGAGGTTGTAACTCTTAGCAGCGAAAGCGCTAAAGATATTGAAGGCTTTAGCTTTTCTATCGCCCCTTTTTGGGAATGGTCACTACAACTCTAA
- a CDS encoding FeoA family protein translates to MIDLSQINKNQKALIKTIHAQNTLKKRLLSLGLGIGKEVEVVETSLQKNTIKIIIGFSSIALRFDEAKLIEVEVA, encoded by the coding sequence ATGATCGATTTATCACAAATCAACAAAAACCAAAAAGCGCTTATAAAAACGATTCATGCGCAAAACACTCTCAAAAAACGCCTCCTCTCACTAGGGCTTGGCATTGGCAAAGAGGTCGAAGTGGTCGAAACCAGCCTTCAAAAAAATACCATCAAAATTATTATTGGCTTTAGTTCTATTGCTTTGCGTTTTGATGAAGCTAAACTGATTGAAGTGGAGGTAGCATAA
- a CDS encoding transporter substrate-binding domain-containing protein, which produces MKNLFYLTLIFLYTFNQPLHAETTLNVGIYNNAPKIFLDKENQPSGFFIELLNQIAKDNHWKLNYIPCEWEECLNKLESGELDIMPDVAYSKTREKRFDFGYEVVLSSWSSIYANKESQIFSMLDLHAKRIAVLKNSIQQEALKESAISFDIYPFFIEVESFEQAVKFLKNKQVDAMVVNNFYGSQSQVLRHFYQTNILFNPALLKFAFSKTLDTQIKTTVDTTLKTYKKDPMSIFYTAKNKWIDQNTHTTLPDWVIWTFAAVLMVFCILLGLIAFFKHLLSRKITALKESEKALLIQSRSAAIGEMISMIAYQWKQPLSILSIIANNLKTDADSQTITTQKAIQYYEQLTRQTLYLSRTLDDFQDFFKPNTKKQPNTNVNTVIDNTLALIEKTLENHEITIIKGYNFIPPLTIYANDLVQVILNLIKNANEAFLKSPHPNKQIQLRTFINDQTVYIEIEDNAGGMTEEARNNIFKPSLTTTSNLDSTGLELYVSKTIIEKHFGGKLSVTCKDERTCFHISFPLS; this is translated from the coding sequence ATGAAGAATCTTTTTTATCTCACCCTTATTTTTCTTTACACCTTTAACCAACCCCTTCATGCCGAAACTACACTTAACGTAGGTATTTATAACAATGCTCCTAAAATCTTTTTAGATAAAGAAAACCAGCCTTCGGGTTTTTTTATTGAACTTTTAAATCAAATCGCCAAAGATAATCACTGGAAACTCAATTATATCCCTTGCGAATGGGAAGAGTGTTTGAACAAACTTGAAAGTGGTGAGCTTGACATTATGCCCGATGTTGCCTACTCAAAAACAAGAGAAAAACGTTTTGATTTTGGTTATGAAGTCGTTCTCTCAAGCTGGTCATCCATCTATGCGAACAAAGAGAGTCAAATCTTTTCGATGCTTGATCTGCACGCTAAGCGCATTGCCGTTTTGAAAAATAGTATTCAACAAGAAGCCCTCAAAGAAAGTGCCATTTCATTTGATATTTACCCTTTTTTCATCGAAGTAGAAAGCTTTGAGCAAGCCGTAAAATTCCTCAAAAATAAACAAGTCGATGCTATGGTTGTCAATAATTTTTACGGTAGCCAATCGCAAGTATTGCGCCATTTTTACCAAACAAATATCTTATTTAACCCTGCTCTTTTAAAGTTCGCTTTTTCTAAAACACTTGATACACAAATCAAAACTACTGTTGATACAACACTCAAAACCTATAAAAAAGACCCTATGTCGATTTTTTATACCGCTAAGAATAAATGGATTGATCAGAATACACATACGACGCTACCGGATTGGGTTATATGGACATTTGCTGCTGTACTGATGGTGTTCTGCATTCTTTTAGGTTTGATTGCTTTTTTCAAACATCTTTTAAGTCGCAAAATCACTGCGTTGAAAGAGAGCGAAAAAGCACTTCTTATTCAGTCACGAAGTGCTGCCATAGGCGAGATGATCAGCATGATCGCCTATCAATGGAAACAGCCTCTTTCTATTCTCTCAATTATCGCTAACAATCTTAAAACAGATGCTGATTCACAGACAATAACAACGCAAAAAGCAATCCAGTACTATGAACAACTGACCCGTCAAACACTTTACCTCTCTCGTACGCTTGATGACTTTCAAGATTTTTTTAAACCCAATACAAAAAAACAGCCTAATACCAACGTTAATACGGTCATTGATAATACACTTGCACTGATTGAAAAAACGCTTGAAAATCATGAGATTACGATTATTAAAGGGTATAATTTTATACCACCGCTTACCATTTACGCCAATGATCTCGTGCAGGTCATTTTAAACCTGATCAAAAATGCCAATGAAGCGTTCTTAAAAAGCCCTCATCCAAACAAGCAAATTCAGCTTCGTACTTTTATTAATGATCAGACGGTTTATATTGAAATTGAAGACAACGCTGGTGGCATGACGGAAGAAGCACGTAACAACATCTTCAAACCTTCTTTAACAACCACGTCAAACTTGGATAGTACAGGCTTAGAACTTTATGTGAGTAAGACGATCATAGAGAAACATTTTGGAGGAAAACTAAGCGTTACATGTAAAGATGAGCGAACATGTTTTCACATTAGCTTTCCATTAAGCTAA